In one window of Nocardiopsis aegyptia DNA:
- the smc gene encoding chromosome segregation protein SMC, whose translation MYLKNLTLRGFKSFASATTLRLEPGITCVVGPNGSGKSNVVDALSWVMGEQGAKSLRGGKMEDVIFAGTSTRQALGRAEVSLTIDNTDGALPIDYTEVTIKRTMFRNGGSEYAINGDTCRLLDIQDLLSDSGIGREMHVIVGQGQLDTVLHAGPEERRALIEEAAGILKHRKRKEKAIRKLNAMQGNLDRVTDLTAELRRQLKPLGRQAELARRAAVIQADLRDARLRLLADDIVTLTDQLAKEEADEKDVLARRGAAEAALTQAQERETALEAQSAEAAPELARATETYHALSRLTERLDAVRGLANERHRNLAAVADEPVHRRDPEELEMEAEEAAAQEEELLARLEEAREALETTVTERAAAEDALHREEKRLEAAGRASAERRESLVRLGARVESLRGRMASGEAEIARLEEAARQAAERAAEAQTEYEMAAEESAGLDEGDAELDADHERASRRLSALDAELNQLRDAERTAEGERSALAARKEALELGLAHKDGAGTLLDADLPGTLGGLAGLVQVDAGHETAVAAAFGVAAGAVAVEAPGTALAALELLRERDAGRAGVVVAGAEPGRPRASWPELPEGARYAVDVVGTPDHLRGAVAALLERTALVADAPAARDLVAEHPELRAVTAEGDVFGAALVYGGSAAAPSLLEVQAAVDEAAERLEEATEAAKRIATDLEALKRERAEMAATVEEITARRRQSDRKRNESAQRLGKLGGQARSAEAESERYAAAAAKAATAKGEDADKLARLEEELAEAEEMAASIEEDAPDPETRDELAAQASRARATEMERRLAVRTAEERARSIAGRAEALRAQAFEERRAMERAVERRRTRAAQATIAEAVAEGARLALERIAVSLAAAESERAAAEARKEAVDAELRTVRARVREMSVELEKLTSSAHSGEVARAERRLRLEQLETKAMEELGVDVPTLVAEYGPRVPVPPPIDAGEDAVPVPYVREVQAKRAKAAERQLNQLGKINPLALEEFAALEERHAFLNAQLEDLKKTRRDLMDIVQEVDARVQEVFSAAYLDVEREFAAIFGRLFPGGEGRLLLTDPDAMLTTGIEVEARPPGKKVKRLSLLSGGERSLTAVAFLAAIFKARPSPFYVMDEVEAALDDTNLQRLLVIFEELRASSQLIVITHQKRTMEAADALYGVTMQGDGISQVISQKIERTV comes from the coding sequence GTGTATCTGAAGAATCTGACGCTGCGCGGCTTCAAGTCGTTCGCGTCGGCCACCACCCTGCGCCTGGAGCCGGGGATCACCTGTGTGGTGGGTCCCAACGGCTCCGGTAAGTCCAACGTGGTCGACGCGCTCTCCTGGGTGATGGGGGAGCAGGGCGCCAAGTCCCTGCGCGGCGGCAAGATGGAGGACGTGATCTTCGCGGGCACCTCCACCCGCCAGGCGCTGGGACGCGCCGAGGTCAGCCTCACGATCGACAACACCGACGGCGCCCTGCCGATCGACTACACCGAGGTCACCATCAAGCGGACCATGTTCCGCAACGGAGGCTCGGAGTACGCGATCAACGGCGACACCTGTCGGCTCCTGGACATCCAGGACCTGCTCAGCGACTCCGGTATCGGCCGCGAGATGCACGTCATCGTCGGCCAGGGCCAGCTCGACACCGTGCTGCACGCCGGCCCCGAGGAGCGCCGCGCCCTCATCGAGGAGGCCGCCGGCATCCTCAAGCACCGCAAGCGCAAAGAGAAGGCGATCCGCAAGCTCAACGCGATGCAGGGCAACCTGGACCGCGTCACCGACCTCACCGCGGAACTGCGCCGCCAGCTCAAGCCCCTGGGCCGCCAGGCCGAGCTGGCCCGGCGGGCCGCCGTCATCCAGGCCGACCTGCGCGACGCCCGCCTGCGCCTGCTGGCCGACGACATCGTCACCCTCACCGACCAGCTCGCCAAGGAGGAGGCCGACGAGAAGGACGTCCTCGCCCGGCGCGGTGCCGCCGAGGCCGCCCTCACCCAGGCCCAGGAGCGCGAGACCGCCCTGGAGGCCCAGTCCGCCGAGGCCGCGCCCGAACTCGCCCGCGCGACGGAGACCTACCACGCGCTCTCGCGGCTGACCGAGCGGCTGGACGCCGTGCGCGGTCTGGCGAACGAGCGCCACCGCAACCTCGCCGCCGTCGCCGACGAACCCGTCCACCGGCGCGACCCCGAGGAACTGGAGATGGAGGCCGAGGAGGCCGCCGCCCAGGAGGAGGAACTGCTCGCCCGGCTGGAGGAGGCCCGCGAGGCCCTGGAGACCACCGTCACCGAGCGCGCCGCCGCCGAGGACGCCCTCCACCGCGAGGAGAAGCGGCTGGAGGCGGCCGGACGCGCCTCCGCCGAGCGCAGGGAGAGCCTGGTACGGCTCGGCGCGCGGGTGGAGAGCCTGCGCGGCCGGATGGCCTCCGGCGAGGCGGAGATCGCCCGGCTGGAGGAGGCCGCGCGGCAGGCCGCCGAACGCGCGGCCGAGGCCCAGACCGAGTACGAGATGGCCGCCGAGGAGTCCGCCGGACTGGACGAGGGCGACGCCGAACTCGACGCCGACCACGAGCGGGCCTCCCGCAGGCTCTCCGCCCTGGACGCCGAACTGAACCAGCTGCGCGACGCCGAGCGCACCGCCGAGGGCGAACGCTCCGCCCTGGCCGCCCGCAAGGAGGCCCTGGAACTGGGCCTGGCGCACAAGGACGGCGCGGGCACCCTCCTGGACGCCGACCTGCCCGGGACCCTCGGCGGGCTCGCCGGGCTGGTGCAGGTCGACGCCGGCCACGAGACGGCGGTGGCCGCGGCCTTCGGCGTGGCGGCCGGTGCCGTGGCCGTCGAGGCGCCCGGTACCGCGCTGGCCGCGCTGGAACTCCTGCGGGAGCGGGACGCCGGCCGGGCGGGCGTGGTCGTGGCGGGGGCCGAGCCGGGACGGCCCCGTGCGTCCTGGCCCGAACTGCCCGAGGGCGCGCGCTACGCGGTCGACGTCGTCGGCACGCCCGACCACCTGCGCGGCGCCGTCGCCGCGCTGCTGGAGCGGACGGCGCTCGTCGCCGACGCGCCGGCCGCCCGCGACCTCGTCGCGGAGCATCCCGAACTACGGGCGGTCACCGCCGAGGGCGACGTCTTCGGCGCCGCCCTGGTCTACGGCGGGTCGGCCGCCGCGCCCAGCCTGCTGGAGGTCCAGGCGGCCGTCGACGAGGCGGCGGAGCGGCTGGAGGAGGCCACCGAGGCCGCCAAGCGGATCGCCACCGACCTGGAGGCTCTGAAGCGCGAACGCGCCGAGATGGCCGCGACCGTCGAGGAGATCACCGCCCGCCGCCGCCAGAGCGACCGCAAGCGCAACGAGTCCGCCCAGCGGCTGGGCAAACTGGGCGGGCAGGCCAGGTCCGCCGAGGCCGAGTCCGAGCGCTACGCCGCGGCGGCGGCCAAGGCCGCCACGGCCAAGGGCGAGGACGCCGACAAGCTCGCCCGGCTGGAGGAGGAGCTCGCCGAGGCCGAGGAGATGGCCGCCTCCATCGAGGAGGACGCGCCCGACCCCGAGACCCGTGACGAGCTGGCCGCGCAGGCCTCCCGCGCCCGGGCCACGGAGATGGAGCGCCGCCTGGCGGTGCGCACCGCGGAGGAGCGCGCGCGGTCCATCGCGGGCCGGGCCGAGGCGCTGCGGGCCCAGGCCTTCGAGGAGCGCCGCGCCATGGAGCGCGCCGTCGAGCGGCGCCGGACGCGCGCCGCCCAGGCCACCATCGCCGAGGCCGTCGCCGAGGGCGCCCGGCTGGCCCTGGAACGCATCGCCGTGTCGCTGGCCGCCGCCGAGAGTGAGCGGGCCGCGGCGGAGGCGCGTAAGGAGGCCGTCGACGCCGAACTGCGGACCGTGCGCGCCCGGGTACGCGAGATGTCGGTGGAGCTGGAGAAGCTGACCAGCTCCGCGCACAGCGGCGAGGTGGCGCGGGCCGAGCGGCGCCTGCGCCTGGAGCAGCTGGAGACCAAGGCCATGGAGGAGCTGGGCGTGGACGTGCCCACCCTGGTGGCCGAGTACGGTCCCCGGGTGCCGGTCCCGCCGCCGATCGACGCCGGCGAGGACGCCGTCCCCGTGCCCTACGTGCGCGAGGTGCAGGCCAAACGCGCCAAGGCGGCCGAGCGCCAGCTCAACCAGCTGGGCAAGATCAACCCGCTGGCCCTGGAGGAGTTCGCGGCGCTGGAGGAGCGGCACGCCTTCCTCAACGCGCAGCTGGAGGACCTGAAGAAGACCCGCCGCGACCTCATGGACATCGTCCAGGAGGTCGACGCCCGGGTCCAGGAGGTCTTCTCCGCGGCCTACCTGGACGTGGAGCGCGAGTTCGCGGCGATCTTCGGCCGGCTCTTCCCCGGCGGTGAGGGGCGGCTGCTGCTCACCGACCCCGACGCCATGCTGACCACGGGCATCGAGGTGGAGGCCCGCCCGCCCGGCAAGAAGGTCAAGCGCCTGTCGCTGCTCTCCGGCGGCGAGCGCTCGCTGACGGCGGTGGCCTTCCTCGCGGCGATCTTCAAGGCCCGCCCCTCGCCGTTCTACGTGATGGACGAGGTCGAGGCCGCGCTGGACGACACCAACCTCCAGCGGCTGCTGGTGATCTTCGAGGAGCTGCGCGCCTCCTCCCAGCTGATCGTCATCACCCACCAGAAGCGGACGATGGAGGCGGCCGACGCGCTCTACGGCGTCACGATGCAGGGCGACGGCATCTCCCAGGTGATCAGCCAGAAGATCGAGCGCACGGTCTGA
- a CDS encoding acylphosphatase produces the protein MGDGTETVRLTAWVRGRVQGVGFRWWTRSRALELGLSGAATNLDDGRVEVVAEGGRSACERLLEHLRSGRTPGRVDSVVERWAQSGGTFTGFVER, from the coding sequence GTGGGGGACGGAACCGAGACGGTTCGGCTGACCGCGTGGGTGCGCGGGCGCGTCCAGGGCGTGGGTTTCCGCTGGTGGACGCGGTCCAGAGCCCTGGAACTGGGGCTGAGTGGCGCGGCGACGAACCTCGACGACGGGCGTGTCGAGGTGGTCGCCGAGGGCGGTCGGAGCGCGTGCGAACGCCTTCTGGAGCACCTCAGAAGCGGCCGGACACCCGGTCGTGTGGACTCTGTGGTCGAACGTTGGGCTCAGTCTGGGGGTACGTTCACCGGTTTCGTGGAACGGTGA
- the mutM gene encoding bifunctional DNA-formamidopyrimidine glycosylase/DNA-(apurinic or apyrimidinic site) lyase codes for MPELPEVEVVRAGLERHGLGRTLKGVEVLHPRSVRRHVPGAADFAARLAGRVPVAARRRGKYLWLELDSGEMLLAHLGMSGQILVQPAGKPDEKHLRVRLPLSDGQELRFVDQRTFGHLLVEGPGERAGVPGSVDHIALDPLDPEFDAAACVRALRARRTEVKRALLDQTLVSGVGNIYADEALWRARLHWSRSTRGLSDEAGGELLGHVTDVMTEALAVGGTTFDGLYVNVNGESGYFERGLNAYGRRDRPCGRCGAAIVREAFMNRSSFSCPRCQKR; via the coding sequence GTGCCCGAACTACCCGAGGTCGAGGTCGTCCGCGCGGGTCTGGAACGGCACGGGCTGGGCCGGACCCTCAAGGGGGTCGAGGTCCTGCACCCGCGCTCGGTGCGCCGCCATGTGCCGGGCGCCGCGGACTTCGCCGCCCGGCTGGCCGGACGCGTGCCCGTGGCCGCCCGCCGCCGGGGCAAGTACCTGTGGCTGGAGCTGGACAGCGGCGAGATGCTCCTGGCCCACCTGGGCATGAGCGGCCAGATCCTGGTCCAGCCCGCCGGCAAGCCGGACGAGAAGCACCTGCGGGTGCGGCTGCCGCTGTCCGACGGGCAGGAGCTGCGCTTCGTGGACCAGCGCACGTTCGGCCACCTCCTGGTGGAGGGGCCGGGCGAGCGGGCGGGCGTGCCGGGGTCGGTGGACCACATCGCCCTGGACCCGCTGGATCCGGAGTTCGACGCGGCGGCGTGCGTGCGCGCGCTGCGGGCGCGGCGCACCGAGGTCAAGCGTGCCCTGCTGGACCAGACCCTGGTCAGCGGTGTGGGCAACATCTACGCGGACGAGGCGCTGTGGCGGGCGCGCCTGCACTGGTCGCGGAGCACCCGGGGGCTGTCCGACGAGGCGGGCGGGGAACTGCTCGGCCACGTCACCGACGTGATGACCGAGGCGCTGGCGGTCGGCGGCACCACGTTCGACGGGCTCTACGTGAACGTCAACGGGGAGAGCGGCTACTTCGAGCGCGGCCTCAACGCCTACGGCCGGCGCGACCGGCCGTGCGGGCGCTGCGGCGCGGCCATCGTGCGCGAGGCGTTCATGAACCGCTCCTCGTTCAGCTGCCCCCGCTGCCAGAAGAGATAG
- the rnc gene encoding ribonuclease III, with amino-acid sequence MASQLSVSEARAFHKAIGVEVDSKILLRALTHRSYAYEKGGLPTNERLEFLGDSVLGLVVTDTLFRKHPDLPEGQLAKLRAAVVNMRALADVSRGLGIGAYIRLGRGEEGTGGRDKSSILADTLEAIIGAVYLDRGLDVASEFVHRLFDPLIATASGLGAGLDWKTSLQELTAAEMLGVPEYHVDESGPDHQKTFRATVHVAGESYGLGEGRSKKEAEQQAAESAWKAIKARSEAAAGGSGNGQG; translated from the coding sequence GTGGCCAGTCAACTCTCCGTCTCCGAGGCCAGGGCGTTCCACAAGGCGATCGGGGTCGAGGTCGACTCCAAGATCCTGCTCCGGGCCCTGACGCACCGCTCCTACGCCTACGAGAAGGGCGGTCTGCCCACCAACGAGCGCCTGGAGTTCCTGGGGGACTCCGTGCTCGGCCTGGTGGTGACCGACACCCTCTTCCGCAAGCACCCCGACCTGCCCGAGGGCCAGCTCGCCAAACTGCGCGCCGCCGTGGTCAACATGCGGGCCCTGGCCGACGTGTCCCGCGGCCTGGGCATCGGCGCCTACATCCGGCTCGGCCGGGGCGAGGAGGGCACCGGGGGCCGTGACAAGTCCTCGATCCTCGCCGACACCCTGGAGGCGATCATCGGCGCGGTCTACCTCGACCGCGGCCTGGACGTGGCCTCCGAGTTCGTGCACCGCCTCTTCGACCCGCTGATCGCCACGGCCTCCGGGCTCGGCGCGGGCCTGGACTGGAAGACGTCGCTCCAGGAGCTCACCGCGGCGGAGATGCTCGGCGTGCCCGAGTACCACGTGGACGAGAGCGGCCCCGACCACCAGAAGACCTTCCGCGCGACGGTCCACGTCGCCGGGGAGAGCTACGGACTGGGCGAGGGCCGCAGCAAGAAGGAGGCCGAGCAGCAGGCGGCCGAGTCCGCCTGGAAGGCGATCAAGGCCCGCTCGGAGGCCGCCGCGGGCGGCTCCGGCAACGGACAGGGCTGA
- the rpmF gene encoding 50S ribosomal protein L32, with protein sequence MAVPKRKMSRSNTRTRRSQWKASRPVLVNCPRCRDPKQPHIACPTCGTYNNRQVVNPA encoded by the coding sequence GTGGCCGTCCCGAAGCGGAAGATGTCGCGGAGCAACACCCGGACCCGCCGTTCCCAGTGGAAGGCGTCGCGCCCGGTGCTGGTCAACTGCCCGCGCTGCCGTGACCCGAAGCAGCCCCACATCGCGTGCCCGACCTGCGGCACCTACAACAACCGCCAGGTCGTCAACCCGGCGTAG
- a CDS encoding YceD family protein — protein sequence MVDTRQLGRQPGSMRTVKRIVTVPEAFATAMAAVPAGSEIELDLRLEAVMEGVLVTGTVRGQHTAECSRCLDPLAEDLEVGFQEMYRYPGGDDEAVAADGDSADEDEDYYLEGDLLDLGPVVRDAVVLALPLSPLCGPDCPGLCAECGAKLAEVGPDHRHGDGVDPRWEALRGIAEDPGER from the coding sequence GTGGTCGACACCCGCCAGCTGGGCCGCCAGCCGGGGTCGATGCGGACCGTCAAGCGCATCGTGACCGTCCCCGAGGCGTTCGCGACGGCGATGGCCGCCGTTCCCGCGGGCAGCGAGATCGAGCTCGACCTGCGGCTGGAAGCGGTGATGGAGGGCGTCCTCGTCACCGGGACCGTCCGCGGCCAGCATACGGCGGAGTGCTCGCGCTGCCTCGACCCCCTGGCGGAGGACCTGGAGGTCGGCTTCCAGGAGATGTACCGCTATCCCGGGGGCGACGACGAGGCCGTCGCGGCGGACGGGGACTCGGCGGACGAGGATGAGGACTACTATCTAGAGGGCGATCTGCTCGACCTCGGGCCCGTGGTCCGGGACGCGGTCGTGCTCGCGCTCCCACTCTCCCCGCTGTGCGGACCCGACTGCCCGGGGCTGTGCGCGGAGTGCGGGGCCAAGCTCGCCGAGGTCGGTCCCGACCACCGCCACGGCGACGGCGTCGACCCGCGTTGGGAGGCGCTCCGCGGTATCGCGGAGGATCCCGGCGAACGATGA
- the coaD gene encoding pantetheine-phosphate adenylyltransferase produces the protein MRRVVCPGSFDPVTYGHIDIIGRAAKLYDEVVAAVLNNVNKRGLFSVPEKLDMLAEGTSELGNVRVSEFDGLLVDFCRDNGIETIVRSLRSVSDFDYELQIAQMNYRLSGVETVFMTANPEYSFLSSSLVREIAQHSGDVSSLVTPYVEERLREKYEERRRPVR, from the coding sequence GTGCGCCGTGTCGTCTGCCCGGGGTCGTTCGACCCGGTGACCTACGGTCATATCGACATCATCGGCAGAGCCGCCAAGTTGTACGACGAGGTGGTCGCCGCCGTCCTCAACAACGTCAACAAGCGGGGGCTCTTCAGCGTCCCCGAAAAGCTCGACATGCTCGCCGAGGGCACCTCGGAGCTGGGCAACGTCCGCGTGAGCGAGTTCGACGGGCTGCTCGTCGACTTCTGCCGCGACAACGGCATCGAGACCATCGTGCGCAGCCTCCGCTCGGTCAGCGACTTCGACTACGAGCTCCAGATCGCCCAGATGAACTACCGCCTGTCCGGCGTGGAGACGGTGTTCATGACGGCCAACCCCGAGTACTCGTTCCTGTCCTCCAGCCTGGTCCGCGAGATCGCCCAGCACTCGGGGGACGTCTCCAGCCTGGTGACCCCCTACGTCGAGGAGCGGCTGCGCGAGAAGTACGAGGAACGCCGCCGCCCCGTGCGGTAG
- the rsmD gene encoding 16S rRNA (guanine(966)-N(2))-methyltransferase RsmD — protein MARIIAGAAGGRRISAPDGRTTRPTSDRAREALFASVQSDLGDLEGIRVMDLYAGSGAIGLEALSRGAAHALLVESDRRAAQVIRSNIAALRLPGARLVADRVERVVDGGNPGEPFDLVVADPPYAVSDEVVAAVLSGLVEGGWLTGDAVVVVERSKRGAEPAWPKGLKPDRSRGYGEAVLWYARAALDG, from the coding sequence ATGGCCCGCATCATCGCCGGGGCTGCCGGGGGGCGGCGGATCTCCGCTCCCGACGGCCGCACGACCCGGCCCACCAGCGACCGCGCCCGCGAGGCGCTGTTCGCGTCCGTCCAGTCCGACCTCGGCGACCTCGAGGGGATCCGCGTCATGGACCTGTACGCGGGGTCGGGCGCGATCGGGCTGGAGGCCCTGTCGCGTGGAGCGGCGCACGCCCTGTTGGTGGAGTCCGACCGCAGGGCGGCCCAGGTGATCCGGTCGAACATCGCCGCGCTGCGGCTTCCGGGCGCCCGGCTGGTAGCGGACCGGGTGGAGCGCGTGGTCGACGGCGGGAACCCGGGCGAGCCCTTCGACCTGGTCGTCGCGGACCCGCCCTACGCGGTCTCCGACGAGGTGGTCGCCGCGGTCCTGTCCGGGCTGGTCGAGGGGGGCTGGCTGACCGGGGACGCGGTCGTCGTGGTGGAGCGGTCCAAGCGCGGTGCGGAGCCCGCCTGGCCGAAGGGCCTGAAGCCCGACCGCAGCCGGGGCTACGGCGAAGCGGTCCTCTGGTACGCCCGCGCCGCTCTCGACGGCTAG